DNA from Coriobacteriaceae bacterium:
TGTACTTCGCGATCGTGGCCTCGTTCAGGCCGACCGTGGACACGTAGTAGCCCTCGGCCCAGAACTTCCTGTTGCCGAACTTGTACTTCATGTTCGCGTGCTTGTCGAATATCATCAGCGAGCTCTTCCCCTTCAGGTAGCCCATCACGCTCGATACGCTGTACTTCGGCGGTATCGCCAGCAGCATGTGGACGTGGTCGGGCATCAGGTGCCCCTCGATGATCTCTATCCCCTTGTACTGGCAGAGCTTCCTGAAGATCTCCCCAAGGTCGGACCTTATTTGGTTGTAGATGACTTTGCGCCTATACTTCGGCGTGAACACGACGTGGTACTTGCACATCCACTTCGTGTGCGACAGGCTGTAGGCCTTCTGGGCCATACGCCACCACCGCCCTCTCGACTCGGATTCCTTGCGGCCTGAACAATCGCAAGTGTCCGGCGAGGGGGCGGCTTTGTAAAGCCGTTTGGCCCCACCCGCATAGCGGGTGGTTTCTGATGCGGCGCGCTGCGCGCCCCGCACAGGCTAAAGCCTTTAATCATCAAAACCACCCCTAAAAGGGGTGGTTTGCTCTTAGGGTATAACCCTTGGATTTCCGGCACGCGTCTAAAGGCGCCGGCCCTCACGGGGTTCGGGCCGCACTGCAGATTGACCCGTGGCGGGCCGGTCAAACCGGCGCTATTTACGCCCCGGCCCCCTGCCGAAGGGGTCCTCGTACTCCTTGACGCTCAGCCGGTCGAGCGCGATGGCGGCCTTCTCCTGCTCCCGGATGTACTTCGCGATCGTGGCCTCGTTCAGGCCGACCGTGGACACGTAGTAGCCCTCGGCCCAGAACTTCCTGTTGCCGAACTTGTACTTCATGTTCGCGTGCTTGTCGAATATCATCAGCGAGCTCTTCCCCTTCAGGTAGCCCATCACGCTCGATACGCTGTACTTCGGCGGTATCGCCAGCAGCATGTGGACGTGGTCGGGCATCAGGTGCCCCTCGATGATCTCTATCCCCTTGTACTGGCAGAGCTTCCTGAAGATCTCCCCAAGGTCGGACCTTATTTGGTTGTAGATGACTTTGCGCCTATACTTCGGCGTGAACACGACGTGGTACTTGCACATCCACTTCGTGTGCGACAGGCTGTAGGCCTTCTGGGCCATACGCCACCACCGCCCTCTCGACTCGGATTCCTTGCGGCCTGAACAATCGCAAGTGTCCGGCGAGGGGGCGGCTTTGTAAAGCCGTTTGGCCCCACCCGCATAGCGGGTGGTTTCTGATGCGGCGCGCTGCGCGCCCCGCACAGGCTAAAGCCTTTAATAAAAAAGGGTGGCCGGATAATCCGACCACCCTTAGACATTATGCGATGCCGCGATTTACTTGCGGACAACCTTGACGATGGCATCGCCGGCGGCGACAGCGGAATCAGCCTCGACGGCGAGCTCGACATCGGCGAACTCGGCGGTGTTGGACACGGCCACGACGACGCAGTCCTTGTAACCGGCAGCGGCAATCTTGGCGCGGTCGATCTTGAGCATGGGCTGGCCGGCCTTCACGACGTCGTCGGCCTTGACGAAGCCCTCGAAGCCGTCGCCGTTCATGTTGACGGTATCGACGCCAACGTGCACCAGGACCTCGATGCCGCTATCGGACTGCAGGCCCACGGCGTGACCCATGGTGACGGTCACCTTGCCGTCGCAGGGGGCATAGACCAGATCGTCCTCGGGCCACACGGCGCAGCCCTTGCCCAGGACCTCGCCACCAAAGACGGGATCGGGCACATCGGCCATCTTGATGACCTTGCCCTTGACGGGCGAGCACAGCACGTCGGCGCCGGCAGAAGCAGAAATGGAGGCAGGAGCAGCGGCAGCCGCGGGCTCAGCCTTCTTCTTGAACATGTCAAACAGACCCATACGTTTTCTCCTCTTGATTAAGCGCAACGTAGTGCGCATGCCTATGGTGATTATAGTGCCAATTGGACCAAAACTAAGGTGGGGAGTCGAATCGAAAACTCTGCCGACGTCTTTGTCCATCGGCACCCGTTTTGTTGATTAACCCTCGATGAGCCCCAGGCGCACGAAGGCGTTCCAGATGCCGTCGTCGTCGACATTCGTGGTCACGAAATCGGCCGCCGGTCCGGCGTTCGTCAGAACGCCGGAACTCAATCGCCGGAACTCAATTACTCCAAGCCCTCAGCGCCGTTGGACTTGATAATCTTCTGGTATGCGAAGAAGCTGTCCTTGCGGCGGCGCTCGTAGGTGCCGGTGCCGTCGTCGTACTTGTCGACGTGGATGAAGCCGTAGCGCTTGCGCATCTCGCCGGTGCCGGCGGACACCAGGTCGATGGGGCCCCACCAGGTGTAGGCAATCAGGTCGACGCCGTCGGCAACGGCCTCGCCCATGGCCTTGATGTGACTCTGCAGATAGGCGATGCGGTACGGATCGTGAATGGAGCCGTCCTCCTCGACCTCGTCGTAGGCACCCATGCCGTTCTCGACCACCATCAGCGGAATCTCGTAGCGGGCGTAGATCTCGTTGAGGGCGATACGCAGGCCCAGCGGGTCGATCTGCCAACCCCAGTCGGTGGACTCCAGGTAGGGGTTCTTGCCGCCAAAGGTCATGTTGCCCTCGGTCATCTCGTGGTCCTTGTGGGTGCCCACGGTACCGGACATGTAGTAGCTAAAGGTGTAGAAGTCGACCTTGCCGTCGGCGATATCCTGCAGGTCGCCGTCCTCCATTGCGAGCTCGACGCCGTTCTCGGCCCAGAAGCGCTTGGCATAGAACGGGTACTTGCCGCGCACCTGCACGTCGGAGCAGTACCAGTTCATGGAGTTCATCTGCTGCTGCGTGGCGAACACGTCGACCGGATCGCACGTAGCGGCGTAGGAGAGGATGAAGCAATCCATGTTGCCCATCTTGAACTGCGGATAGTGCTCGTGGGCGTAGCGCACGACGCGGCCGCTGGCCACGAACTGGTGATGCAGGGCCTGGAAGCGCTGCTGGGCGGTGGTCTTGATGGCGCTCGCCGGGCCCTCGAATCCCTGGATCAGGCCGGTCTCCATCATGGCGCCCATGTCCATGGTGCCGCAGTTGATCTCGTTGAAGGTCAGCCAGAACTTCACCTTGTCCTGATAGCGGTCAAAGACGGTCTGGCAATACTTCTCAAAGAAGCCGATGGGCTCGCGGCTTGCCCAGCCGT
Protein-coding regions in this window:
- the tnpA gene encoding IS200/IS605 family transposase, with the protein product MAQKAYSLSHTKWMCKYHVVFTPKYRRKVIYNQIRSDLGEIFRKLCQYKGIEIIEGHLMPDHVHMLLAIPPKYSVSSVMGYLKGKSSLMIFDKHANMKYKFGNRKFWAEGYYVSTVGLNEATIAKYIREQEKADIALDRLSVKEYEDPFGRGPGRK
- the tnpA gene encoding IS200/IS605 family transposase; translated protein: MAQKAYSLSHTKWMCKYHVVFTPKYRRKVIYNQIRSDLGEIFRKLCQYKGIEIIEGHLMPDHVHMLLAIPPKYSVSSVMGYLKGKSSLMIFDKHANMKYKFGNRKFWAEGYYVSTVGLNEATIAKYIREQEKAAIALDRLSVKEYEDPFGRGPGRK
- a CDS encoding PTS glucose transporter subunit IIA → MGLFDMFKKKAEPAAAAAPASISASAGADVLCSPVKGKVIKMADVPDPVFGGEVLGKGCAVWPEDDLVYAPCDGKVTVTMGHAVGLQSDSGIEVLVHVGVDTVNMNGDGFEGFVKADDVVKAGQPMLKIDRAKIAAAGYKDCVVVAVSNTAEFADVELAVEADSAVAAGDAIVKVVRK
- a CDS encoding glycoside hydrolase family 1 protein: MANIKFPEGFYWGGATAANQFEGAWNVDGRGASVDDHFLGGSYKEPRQITIDIDPNRFYPNHDGIDFYHHYEEDIALFAEMGFNMFRMSISWSRIFPNGDDAEPNEAGLAFYDRVFDCLRAHNIEPLVTLSHYEMPYHLVEKYNGWASREPIGFFEKYCQTVFDRYQDKVKFWLTFNEINCGTMDMGAMMETGLIQGFEGPASAIKTTAQQRFQALHHQFVASGRVVRYAHEHYPQFKMGNMDCFILSYAATCDPVDVFATQQQMNSMNWYCSDVQVRGKYPFYAKRFWAENGVELAMEDGDLQDIADGKVDFYTFSYYMSGTVGTHKDHEMTEGNMTFGGKNPYLESTDWGWQIDPLGLRIALNEIYARYEIPLMVVENGMGAYDEVEEDGSIHDPYRIAYLQSHIKAMGEAVADGVDLIAYTWWGPIDLVSAGTGEMRKRYGFIHVDKYDDGTGTYERRRKDSFFAYQKIIKSNGAEGLE